A portion of the Pseudoxanthomonas sp. JBR18 genome contains these proteins:
- a CDS encoding aspartate aminotransferase family protein, producing MDTQQARLLQDLDAAHHLHPFNDNAALAAKGTRILTRGEGCYVWDAQGHKLLDAFAGLWCVNIGYGRAELGQAAARQMEQLAYYNSFFQCTTEPTIRLAAKLAELTPGDLNHAFFVNSGSEANDTILRLVRHFWAVQDQPQKNIFIGRHNGYHGTTVAGASLGGMKGMHGQGGLPIPDIHHIDPPFWFHDGGELSEDEYGLVAARRLEDRILALGPERVAAFIGEPVMGAIGVYIPPRTYWPEIERICRKYDVLLVADEVICGFGRTGEWFGSQTFGFMPDIMTIAKGITSGYIPLGAAMFNDRVAGVLKGQGGELAHGATYSGHPVCAAVALENIRILQDERIVETAREQVAPYLAQRWAELGEHRLVGQARIVGLMGALELVPHKGQRTMFEERGRVGALCRDSALRHGLILRATYDSMLLSPPLVMTRAQVDELFDKAWAALEETAAAIGR from the coding sequence ATGGATACCCAGCAAGCCCGACTCCTGCAGGACCTCGATGCCGCCCACCATCTGCATCCATTCAATGACAACGCCGCCCTGGCGGCCAAGGGCACGCGCATCCTGACTCGCGGCGAGGGTTGCTATGTCTGGGACGCCCAGGGCCACAAGCTGCTCGATGCCTTCGCCGGGCTGTGGTGCGTCAACATCGGCTACGGCCGGGCCGAACTGGGCCAGGCGGCCGCGCGGCAGATGGAGCAGCTGGCCTACTACAACAGTTTCTTCCAGTGCACCACCGAGCCCACCATCCGCCTGGCGGCCAAGCTGGCCGAGCTGACCCCGGGGGATCTCAACCACGCCTTCTTCGTCAATTCCGGCTCGGAGGCCAACGACACCATCCTGCGCCTGGTGCGCCACTTCTGGGCGGTGCAGGACCAGCCGCAGAAAAACATCTTCATCGGCCGCCACAACGGCTACCACGGCACCACCGTGGCCGGGGCCAGCCTGGGTGGGATGAAGGGCATGCACGGGCAGGGCGGGCTGCCGATCCCGGACATCCACCATATCGATCCGCCGTTCTGGTTCCATGACGGCGGCGAGCTGTCCGAGGACGAATATGGACTGGTCGCCGCGCGTCGGCTGGAGGACAGGATCCTGGCGCTTGGCCCAGAGCGCGTGGCGGCCTTCATCGGTGAGCCGGTCATGGGCGCGATCGGCGTGTACATCCCGCCACGCACCTACTGGCCGGAGATCGAGCGCATCTGTCGCAAGTACGACGTGCTGCTGGTCGCCGACGAGGTGATCTGCGGCTTTGGCCGCACCGGCGAGTGGTTCGGGTCGCAGACCTTCGGCTTCATGCCGGACATCATGACCATCGCCAAGGGCATCACCTCCGGCTACATCCCATTGGGCGCGGCGATGTTCAACGACCGCGTCGCCGGCGTGCTGAAGGGCCAGGGCGGCGAGCTGGCGCATGGCGCCACCTATTCCGGCCACCCGGTGTGCGCGGCGGTGGCGCTGGAGAACATCCGCATCCTGCAGGACGAGCGGATCGTGGAGACCGCACGCGAGCAGGTCGCTCCCTACCTGGCCCAGCGCTGGGCCGAACTGGGCGAGCATCGCCTGGTCGGCCAGGCGCGGATCGTCGGTCTGATGGGCGCGCTGGAGCTGGTGCCGCACAAGGGCCAGCGCACAATGTTCGAGGAGCGCGGTAGAGTGGGGGCGTTGTGCCGTGACAGTGCGCTGCGTCACGGCCTGATCCTCCGCGCCACCTACGACTCGATGCTGCTCTCCCCGCCGCTGGTCATGACCCGTGCGCAGGTGGACGAACTGTTCGACAAGGCCTGGGCCGCGCTGGAGGAGACGGCTGCGGCGATCGGTAGGTGA
- a CDS encoding ABC transporter permease subunit — translation MSAATVFQALRKLTPGPRWGVIGIPYLWMLVFFAIPFLIVLKISFARLAIAMPPYTPILEVDGAEVALKLNLSNFLQLGALQNGYIAAYWSSLKIAAIATFLTLLIGYPMAYVIARLPVASRNVAMMLVVLPSWTSFLIRVYAWIGILKSSGPVGRLLEKLGVIDALQALGWIDGRQILYTPMAAYIGIVYCYLPFMVLPLYTNLVKHDTRLLEAAYDLGARPWRAFLRITLPLSRAGIVAGCMLVMIPAVGEFVIPELMGGPDTLMIGRVLWNEFFANRDWPLASAVAIAMLLLLMVPIVIFNRVQQRQIEGRLT, via the coding sequence ATGAGCGCCGCCACGGTCTTCCAGGCGTTGCGCAAGCTCACGCCCGGGCCGCGCTGGGGCGTCATCGGCATCCCGTATCTGTGGATGCTGGTGTTCTTTGCCATCCCGTTCCTGATCGTGTTGAAGATTTCCTTCGCGCGGCTGGCCATCGCAATGCCGCCGTACACGCCCATCCTGGAGGTGGATGGGGCTGAGGTCGCGCTCAAGCTCAACCTGTCCAACTTCCTGCAGCTCGGTGCGCTGCAGAACGGCTACATCGCCGCGTACTGGAGCTCGCTCAAGATCGCGGCCATCGCGACCTTCCTGACCCTGCTGATCGGCTATCCGATGGCCTATGTCATCGCCCGCCTGCCGGTGGCCAGTCGCAATGTCGCCATGATGCTGGTGGTGCTGCCGTCGTGGACCTCGTTCCTGATCCGGGTCTATGCCTGGATCGGCATCCTCAAGAGCAGCGGTCCGGTGGGGCGGTTGCTGGAGAAGCTCGGGGTGATCGATGCGCTGCAGGCGCTGGGCTGGATCGACGGACGCCAGATCCTCTACACCCCGATGGCCGCCTACATCGGCATCGTCTATTGCTACCTGCCCTTCATGGTGCTGCCGCTGTACACCAACCTGGTCAAGCACGACACGCGCCTGCTCGAAGCCGCCTACGATCTGGGCGCGCGGCCGTGGCGGGCCTTCCTCAGGATCACCCTGCCGCTCTCGCGCGCCGGCATCGTGGCCGGCTGCATGCTGGTGATGATCCCGGCGGTGGGGGAGTTCGTGATTCCCGAACTGATGGGCGGGCCGGACACGTTGATGATCGGCCGGGTGCTGTGGAACGAGTTCTTCGCCAACCGCGACTGGCCACTGGCCTCGGCGGTGGCCATCGCCATGCTGCTGTTGCTGATGGTGCCCATCGTGATCTTCAACCGCGTTCAGCAGCGGCAGATCGAAGGGCGGCTGACGTGA
- a CDS encoding gamma-glutamyl-gamma-aminobutyrate hydrolase family protein: MTQSPLIGIPTDRKQIGLHPFLAVGEKYVRAVVDGAGGVPLLWPALSPPLAFDALLDTVDGLLLTGAVSNIEPHHYSDEPSWEGNPHDPARDATTLPLVRAALDAGVPVLAICRGFQEVNVALGGTLHQRVHEVPGLTDHREDKAATLDVQYAPAHPVALVPGGLLAGFGGSSQQVNSLHGQGVRRLADGLLVEATAPDGLVEAFRFDGETFLLGVQWHPEWKLTEHPFYMGIFRAFGDACRARARRRQEPAFA; this comes from the coding sequence ATGACCCAGTCGCCGCTGATCGGAATCCCCACCGACCGCAAGCAGATCGGCCTGCATCCGTTCCTGGCCGTGGGTGAGAAGTATGTCCGCGCCGTGGTGGACGGCGCCGGCGGCGTTCCGCTGCTGTGGCCGGCGCTGAGCCCGCCGTTGGCCTTCGATGCGCTGCTCGACACGGTCGATGGCCTGTTGCTGACCGGTGCGGTCAGCAACATCGAGCCGCACCACTACTCCGATGAGCCCAGCTGGGAAGGCAACCCGCACGACCCCGCGCGCGATGCGACCACCTTGCCGCTGGTGCGCGCGGCGCTGGATGCCGGCGTCCCGGTTCTGGCCATCTGCCGCGGCTTCCAGGAAGTGAACGTGGCCCTGGGCGGCACCCTCCACCAGCGCGTGCACGAGGTCCCTGGATTGACCGATCACCGCGAGGACAAGGCCGCGACCCTGGACGTGCAGTACGCCCCGGCGCATCCGGTCGCGCTGGTCCCTGGTGGGCTGCTGGCCGGATTTGGCGGCAGCAGCCAACAGGTCAATTCGCTCCACGGGCAGGGCGTGCGCCGACTCGCCGACGGCCTGCTGGTGGAAGCCACCGCACCGGACGGGCTGGTCGAAGCCTTTCGCTTCGATGGCGAGACCTTCCTGCTTGGTGTGCAGTGGCATCCGGAATGGAAGCTCACCGAGCACCCGTTCTACATGGGCATCTTCCGGGCGTTCGGCGATGCCTGCCGCGCCCGCGCCAGACGTCGCCAGGAGCCCGCTTTCGCATGA
- a CDS encoding FAD-binding oxidoreductase: MSESYPLSWYAASVDPLPLQPTLEGRLTCDVCILGAGYTGLSAALELAEAGYRVVVLESHRIGWGASGRNGGQAIVGFGCGEEKLEHLVGLDQARRLFDLSREGLDWLHARLARHGIQAHWRPGHATVPLKPRQQRDVQAMVERFHTYYAHPVEWWDRERLRANLASDRCLGALYDPISGHLHPLAYALGLGRAALAAGVQIFEGTPVTQLVRGAKPVFRTAQGEVHCEFAVLAGNALLQGIAPELEARIMPVGTYIAATAPLGEDGARALIGNDMAVADTAWTLDYYRLSHDHRLLFGGRASYSGRAPRDLQAIMRRRIVAVFPQLRDTSLDYTWGGVVDISLNRAPHWGRLAPNLYFAQGFSGHGVVATGLAGKLIAEAIAGQSQRLDLFARIKHAPFPGGQALRTPLLVAAMGWYKLRDALW; encoded by the coding sequence ATGAGCGAGTCATACCCCCTCAGCTGGTACGCGGCCAGCGTCGATCCCCTGCCCCTCCAGCCCACGCTGGAAGGCCGCCTCACCTGCGATGTCTGCATCCTCGGCGCCGGCTACACTGGACTGTCCGCCGCATTGGAGTTGGCCGAGGCCGGCTATCGCGTCGTGGTACTGGAGTCGCACCGGATCGGCTGGGGAGCGTCGGGCCGGAACGGGGGCCAGGCCATCGTCGGCTTCGGCTGTGGCGAGGAGAAACTGGAACACCTGGTCGGACTGGACCAGGCGCGGCGCCTGTTCGACCTCTCGCGTGAAGGCCTGGACTGGCTGCACGCCCGCCTGGCCAGGCACGGCATTCAGGCCCACTGGCGTCCCGGCCACGCCACCGTGCCGCTCAAGCCGCGCCAGCAGCGCGACGTGCAGGCGATGGTCGAACGCTTCCACACCTACTACGCCCATCCGGTCGAGTGGTGGGACCGCGAACGCCTGCGCGCCAACCTCGCCAGCGACCGTTGCCTGGGCGCGCTCTACGACCCGATCAGCGGCCACCTGCACCCGCTGGCCTATGCGCTGGGCCTGGGACGCGCGGCGCTGGCCGCCGGCGTCCAGATCTTCGAAGGCACCCCGGTCACGCAGTTGGTCCGCGGCGCCAAGCCCGTCTTCCGCACTGCGCAGGGCGAGGTGCATTGCGAGTTCGCCGTGCTGGCCGGCAACGCGCTGCTGCAGGGCATCGCCCCGGAGCTGGAGGCGCGGATCATGCCGGTCGGCACCTATATCGCCGCCACCGCCCCACTGGGCGAGGACGGGGCCCGCGCCCTGATCGGCAACGACATGGCCGTGGCCGATACCGCATGGACGCTGGATTACTACCGGCTCAGCCACGACCATCGCCTGCTGTTCGGCGGGCGGGCCAGCTATTCCGGGCGCGCCCCGCGAGACCTGCAGGCGATCATGCGCCGGCGCATCGTCGCGGTGTTCCCGCAACTGCGCGACACCTCGCTGGATTACACCTGGGGGGGTGTGGTGGACATCTCGCTCAATCGTGCCCCCCACTGGGGGCGCCTGGCGCCCAACCTGTACTTCGCCCAGGGATTCTCAGGTCATGGTGTGGTCGCCACCGGGCTGGCCGGCAAACTCATCGCGGAGGCGATCGCCGGCCAGTCCCAGCGGCTGGACCTGTTCGCCAGGATCAAGCACGCGCCCTTCCCCGGCGGCCAGGCCCTACGCACCCCGCTGCTGGTCGCGGCAATGGGCTGGTACAAGCTGCGCGACGCACTTTGGTAA
- the potA gene encoding polyamine ABC transporter ATP-binding protein: MSAVETPLTAPSPLPTVGTEGYLRLEQVRKEFDGFLAVDDTDLSIRKGEIFALLGGSGCGKSTLLRCLGGFETPTSGRIFLDGQALGSLPPYERPINMMFQSYALFPHMTVEQNIAFGLKQDRLPKAQIARRVEEMLSLVQLNALARRKPHQLSGGQQQRVALARSLAKGPKLLLLDEPMGALDKKLRTQMQLELVTIIEKTGVTCVMVTHDQEEAMTMATRIALMDAGRIRQVGTPDEIYEQPANRFAASFIGSVNMLEAAIEQDEPEYVTLRAPALESVIYIGHGISGFEGQAVSFAVRPEKLGIGKQAPDQPHNRAQGVIEDIAYFGSHSVYHVKLPSGFTIMAHFANVQRWASEGLTWGDTVWVWWGENDGVVLTQ, encoded by the coding sequence ATGAGCGCAGTGGAAACTCCGCTGACAGCGCCAAGCCCGCTGCCCACCGTCGGCACGGAGGGCTATCTGCGGCTGGAGCAGGTGCGCAAGGAGTTCGACGGCTTCTTGGCCGTGGACGACACCGACCTATCCATCCGCAAGGGCGAGATCTTCGCGCTGCTGGGCGGCTCGGGCTGCGGCAAGTCCACGCTGCTGCGCTGTCTGGGCGGCTTCGAGACGCCGACCTCCGGCCGCATCTTCCTCGATGGTCAGGCGTTGGGGTCGCTGCCGCCCTACGAGCGTCCGATCAACATGATGTTCCAGTCCTACGCGCTGTTCCCGCATATGACCGTGGAGCAGAACATCGCCTTTGGACTCAAGCAGGACCGGCTGCCCAAGGCGCAGATCGCCCGGCGCGTGGAAGAGATGCTCTCGCTGGTGCAGTTGAACGCGCTGGCCAGGCGCAAGCCGCACCAGCTGTCGGGTGGCCAGCAGCAGCGCGTGGCGCTGGCGCGCTCGCTGGCCAAGGGCCCCAAGCTGCTGCTGCTGGACGAGCCGATGGGCGCGCTGGACAAGAAACTGCGCACCCAGATGCAGCTGGAGCTGGTCACGATCATCGAAAAGACCGGGGTCACCTGCGTGATGGTCACCCACGACCAGGAAGAGGCCATGACCATGGCCACGCGCATCGCGTTGATGGACGCCGGGCGCATCCGCCAGGTGGGCACTCCCGACGAGATCTACGAGCAGCCGGCCAACCGTTTTGCGGCCAGCTTCATTGGTTCGGTGAACATGCTCGAAGCGGCGATCGAGCAGGACGAGCCGGAGTACGTAACCTTGCGCGCACCGGCGCTGGAATCGGTCATCTACATCGGCCATGGCATCTCCGGTTTCGAAGGGCAGGCGGTGTCCTTCGCGGTGCGCCCGGAGAAGCTGGGCATCGGCAAGCAGGCGCCGGACCAGCCGCACAACAGGGCCCAGGGCGTGATCGAGGACATCGCCTACTTCGGCAGCCATTCGGTCTATCACGTCAAGCTGCCCAGTGGCTTCACCATCATGGCCCACTTCGCCAATGTGCAGCGCTGGGCCAGCGAAGGCCTGACCTGGGGCGACACGGTCTGGGTGTGGTGGGGCGAGAACGATGGCGTGGTGTTGACCCAATGA
- a CDS encoding glutamine synthetase family protein has protein sequence MSRRQPPREPPAEPADNSLRRWLKERRITEVECLVPDITGIARGKIIPADKFSHDYGTRLPEGIFATTVTGDYPDDYYELTSPSDSDMFLRPDPGTVRMVPWAADPTAQVIHDCWTKDGEPHELAPRNVLRRVLKAYEDAGLQPVVAPELEFFLVQKNTDPDFPLLPPAGRSGRPETARQSYSIDAVNEFDPILDLMYDYCDAMELDVDTLIHESGAAQLEVNFTHADALSRADQVFLFKRTMREAAMRHGIYATFLAKPMENEPGSAMHLHQSVLDLKRGRNVFAGKALGKESKTFHHYIGGLQKYAPLTMAFFAPNVNSYRRLAIGQVAPINVQWGYDNRTCGLRVPKDTLENTRVESRFAGSDANPYLAMAATLACGLLGIQGELKPTKPLSTSAQDVGFELPRSLGEALDELEGATALHDLLGPRFVRAYISVKRKEYETFFRVISSWEREFLLLNV, from the coding sequence ATGAGCCGCCGCCAGCCCCCGCGTGAACCGCCCGCCGAACCGGCCGACAATTCGCTGCGGCGCTGGCTCAAGGAGCGCCGCATCACCGAGGTCGAATGCCTGGTCCCGGACATCACCGGCATCGCGCGCGGCAAGATCATCCCGGCCGACAAGTTCAGCCACGACTACGGCACGCGCCTGCCCGAAGGCATCTTCGCCACCACCGTCACCGGCGACTATCCGGACGATTACTACGAGCTGACCAGTCCGTCGGATTCGGACATGTTCCTGCGCCCGGACCCGGGCACCGTGCGCATGGTGCCGTGGGCCGCCGACCCGACCGCGCAGGTGATCCACGACTGCTGGACCAAGGACGGGGAGCCGCACGAACTGGCCCCGCGCAACGTCCTGCGGCGCGTGCTCAAGGCCTACGAGGATGCTGGCCTGCAGCCGGTGGTGGCGCCGGAGCTGGAGTTCTTCCTGGTGCAGAAAAACACCGATCCGGACTTCCCGCTGCTGCCCCCGGCCGGGCGCTCGGGCCGGCCGGAGACTGCGCGCCAGTCCTACTCGATCGACGCGGTCAACGAATTCGACCCGATCCTGGACCTGATGTACGACTACTGCGATGCCATGGAGCTGGACGTGGATACGCTGATCCACGAATCCGGCGCCGCGCAGTTGGAGGTGAACTTCACCCATGCCGACGCCCTGAGCCGCGCCGACCAGGTGTTCCTGTTCAAGCGCACCATGCGCGAGGCGGCGATGCGCCACGGCATCTACGCCACCTTCCTGGCCAAGCCGATGGAGAACGAGCCCGGCAGCGCCATGCATCTCCACCAGAGCGTGCTGGACCTCAAGCGCGGGAGGAACGTGTTCGCCGGCAAGGCGCTGGGCAAGGAGAGCAAGACCTTCCATCACTACATCGGCGGGCTGCAGAAGTACGCGCCGCTGACGATGGCCTTCTTTGCGCCCAACGTGAATTCCTATCGGCGCCTGGCGATCGGCCAGGTGGCCCCGATCAACGTGCAGTGGGGCTACGACAACCGGACCTGCGGCCTGCGCGTGCCCAAGGACACGCTGGAGAACACGCGCGTGGAAAGCCGTTTCGCCGGTTCCGATGCCAATCCCTACCTGGCCATGGCCGCCACCCTGGCCTGTGGGCTGCTGGGCATCCAGGGCGAGCTGAAGCCGACCAAGCCGCTGTCCACCAGCGCGCAGGACGTGGGCTTCGAGCTACCGCGCTCGCTGGGCGAGGCGCTGGACGAACTGGAGGGCGCCACCGCCTTGCACGACCTGCTCGGGCCGCGCTTCGTGCGCGCCTACATCTCGGTCAAGCGCAAGGAATACGAGACGTTCTTCCGGGTGATCAGCTCGTGGGAGCGCGAGTTCTTGTTGTTGAACGTGTGA
- a CDS encoding polyamine ABC transporter substrate-binding protein → MKLRILGVMLAAGLTACGGPEAGKESTAAQAGASKTVNVYNWSDYIAEDTNANFEKATGITVTYDVFDSNEVLEAKLLAGSSGYDVVVPTLNFLGRQIQAGVFQPLDKAKIPHLANLDPTMMARIAKQDPGNQYAVPYMWGTTGIGYNVDKLKAAFGSTDIAGSWDLVFKPENIAKMKDCGVTFLDTPTEIVPIALNYLGEDPNSTDPAVIAKAAALLKTIRPYITQFHSSSYIDAMANGDTCLVVGWSGDVIQARDRAQEAGNGVDIAYSIPKEGAPLWFDMLAIPKDAKNVDNAYVYINYLLDPQVMANNSNFISYPNAVPKAKALMDKDITSDPTIYPPADVEAKLFTFAIIPPEVDKQYTKLWTDLKSGK, encoded by the coding sequence ATGAAGCTGCGAATCCTGGGTGTGATGCTGGCCGCGGGCCTGACCGCCTGCGGTGGCCCGGAAGCGGGGAAGGAGTCGACGGCTGCACAGGCCGGCGCTTCCAAGACGGTCAACGTCTACAACTGGTCGGACTACATCGCAGAAGACACCAACGCCAACTTCGAGAAGGCCACCGGCATCACGGTGACCTACGATGTGTTCGACAGCAACGAGGTGCTGGAAGCCAAGCTGCTGGCGGGCTCCAGCGGCTATGACGTCGTAGTGCCCACGCTCAACTTCCTTGGGCGGCAGATCCAGGCCGGCGTGTTCCAGCCGCTGGACAAGGCCAAGATCCCCCATCTGGCCAACCTGGATCCGACCATGATGGCGCGTATCGCCAAGCAGGACCCAGGCAACCAGTACGCCGTGCCCTACATGTGGGGGACCACCGGGATCGGCTACAACGTGGACAAGCTCAAGGCGGCCTTCGGCAGCACCGACATCGCCGGCAGCTGGGACCTGGTGTTCAAGCCGGAGAATATCGCCAAGATGAAGGACTGCGGGGTGACCTTCCTGGATACGCCCACCGAGATCGTCCCCATCGCGCTCAACTACCTGGGCGAGGATCCCAACAGCACCGACCCGGCGGTGATCGCCAAGGCCGCCGCGCTGCTCAAGACCATCCGGCCCTACATCACCCAGTTCCACTCGTCCTCGTACATCGATGCGATGGCCAATGGCGACACCTGCCTGGTGGTGGGCTGGTCGGGCGATGTGATCCAGGCGCGTGACCGTGCGCAGGAAGCCGGCAACGGCGTGGACATCGCCTATTCGATCCCCAAGGAAGGCGCGCCGCTGTGGTTCGACATGCTGGCCATCCCCAAGGACGCCAAGAACGTCGACAACGCCTATGTCTACATCAATTACCTGCTCGATCCGCAGGTCATGGCCAACAACTCCAACTTCATCAGCTATCCCAACGCGGTTCCCAAGGCCAAGGCGCTGATGGACAAGGACATCACCTCCGACCCGACGATCTATCCGCCGGCGGACGTGGAGGCCAAGCTGTTCACTTTCGCCATCATCCCGCCGGAGGTCGACAAGCAGTACACCAAGCTGTGGACTGACCTGAAGAGCGGCAAGTGA
- a CDS encoding ABC transporter permease subunit, whose translation MSVGRARWPSWLVLGLGFGFLYLPVLLLVVWSFNSSRLATVWAGFSVKWYGELLRDRQMMDAAWVSLRIAFWTANASVVLGTLAALVMTRMRRFHGKTLFGGLITAPLVMPDVIIGLSMLLMFVSLGDMLHFQPKGMLSIWIAHTTFSLAFVSVVVSSRMAELDKSLEEAAMDLGANRIKVFFLITLPIIAPALVSGWLLAFTLSLDDVVIASFVSGPGSTTLPMKVFSSVRLGLSPKINALATLMIVAVSLCAFLGWWLMSRNERRRRADMQLALHDQA comes from the coding sequence GTGAGCGTCGGTCGCGCCCGCTGGCCATCCTGGCTGGTGCTGGGCCTGGGCTTCGGCTTTCTGTATCTGCCGGTCCTGCTGCTGGTGGTGTGGTCGTTCAATAGCTCGCGCCTGGCCACGGTGTGGGCGGGGTTTTCGGTGAAGTGGTACGGCGAGCTGTTGCGCGACCGGCAGATGATGGACGCGGCCTGGGTCAGTCTGCGCATCGCATTCTGGACGGCCAATGCCTCGGTGGTGCTGGGTACGCTGGCCGCGCTGGTGATGACGCGCATGCGTCGCTTCCACGGCAAGACGTTGTTCGGCGGGCTGATCACCGCGCCGCTGGTGATGCCGGACGTGATCATTGGCCTGTCGATGCTGCTGATGTTCGTCTCGCTGGGCGACATGCTGCATTTCCAGCCCAAGGGCATGCTGTCGATCTGGATCGCGCATACGACCTTCTCGCTGGCCTTCGTCTCGGTGGTGGTGTCCTCGCGTATGGCCGAGCTGGACAAGTCGCTGGAAGAGGCGGCAATGGACCTGGGCGCCAACCGGATCAAGGTGTTCTTCCTGATCACCTTGCCAATCATCGCGCCGGCGCTGGTGTCCGGCTGGCTGTTGGCCTTCACCCTGTCGCTGGACGACGTGGTGATCGCCAGCTTCGTCTCCGGACCCGGCTCGACCACCTTGCCGATGAAGGTGTTCTCCTCGGTGCGCCTGGGGCTGAGTCCCAAGATCAATGCACTGGCCACGCTGATGATCGTGGCGGTGTCCCTGTGTGCGTTCCTGGGATGGTGGCTGATGTCCCGCAACGAACGTCGCCGCAGGGCGGACATGCAGCTGGCCCTGCACGACCAGGCTTGA
- a CDS encoding glutamine synthetase family protein, translating into MTLPPAASDEALRDQDRATRAALPDLEAIDLLLPDMNGLLRGKRVTADALDKVYRDGVCLPMSLIATDITGNTVEETGLGYDIGDEDRICRPVPGSLRPVPWSPRPMAQLLLSMEDGQGGVFEANPREVLRRVVERFAARGLTPVVAIELEFYLFDRLPDAQGRPQPAINPQTGTRNATTQVYSMEDLDDHRGFIDAVTAACAIQDIPADTAVAEYAPGQFEINLKHRADALRACDEALLLKRTIKAVAQRQELQASFMAKPLVEQAGSGLHVHVSLLDRQGRNVFAGPQDAPAEALKHAIGGLQRSAAETLLLFAPHANSYRRYVLNAFVPLADTWGFNNRTVAMRIPHSDAANTRIEHRVAGADANVYLACAAVLAGMLHGLEHQFDPGPPIVGNAYDQTDNRSPSWRQSIDDFLASDLVATQFGTRFRHIYGQQKRKELRSFETQVTDLDYAWYLRAV; encoded by the coding sequence ATGACCCTTCCTCCCGCCGCCTCCGACGAGGCCCTGCGTGACCAAGACCGCGCCACCCGCGCCGCGCTCCCGGACCTGGAAGCCATCGACCTGCTGCTGCCTGACATGAACGGCCTGCTGCGCGGCAAGCGCGTCACCGCCGATGCGCTGGACAAGGTGTATCGGGACGGGGTGTGCCTGCCGATGTCGCTGATCGCCACCGACATCACCGGCAATACCGTCGAGGAGACCGGGCTGGGCTACGACATCGGCGACGAGGACCGGATCTGCCGGCCGGTGCCGGGCTCGCTGCGGCCGGTGCCGTGGTCGCCACGGCCGATGGCGCAGCTGCTGCTGTCGATGGAGGACGGGCAAGGCGGCGTGTTCGAGGCCAATCCGCGCGAAGTGCTGCGTCGGGTGGTCGAACGCTTCGCCGCGCGCGGCCTGACGCCGGTGGTCGCCATCGAGCTGGAGTTCTACCTGTTCGACCGCCTGCCCGATGCGCAGGGACGCCCGCAGCCGGCCATCAACCCGCAGACCGGCACGCGCAACGCGACCACGCAGGTCTATTCCATGGAAGACCTGGACGACCATCGTGGCTTCATCGACGCGGTCACCGCGGCCTGCGCCATCCAGGACATTCCCGCCGACACGGCCGTGGCCGAATACGCCCCGGGGCAGTTCGAAATCAACCTCAAGCATCGCGCCGACGCGCTACGCGCCTGCGACGAGGCGCTGTTGCTCAAGCGCACCATCAAGGCGGTCGCCCAGCGGCAGGAGCTGCAGGCCAGTTTCATGGCCAAGCCGCTGGTCGAGCAGGCCGGTAGTGGCCTGCACGTCCATGTCAGCCTGCTGGATCGCCAGGGCCGCAATGTCTTCGCCGGCCCCCAGGACGCACCGGCCGAGGCGCTCAAGCACGCCATCGGCGGCTTGCAGCGCAGCGCGGCCGAGACCCTGCTGTTGTTCGCCCCGCATGCCAACAGCTACCGACGCTATGTCCTCAATGCGTTCGTCCCCCTGGCCGACACCTGGGGCTTCAACAACCGCACCGTGGCCATGCGCATCCCACACAGCGATGCGGCCAATACGCGGATCGAACACCGCGTCGCCGGTGCCGATGCCAACGTCTACCTGGCCTGCGCGGCCGTGCTGGCCGGCATGCTGCACGGCCTGGAGCACCAATTCGATCCCGGACCTCCCATCGTCGGCAATGCCTACGACCAGACCGACAACCGCAGCCCTTCCTGGCGCCAGTCGATCGACGACTTCCTGGCCAGCGACCTGGTGGCCACGCAGTTCGGCACGCGCTTCCGCCACATCTATGGACAGCAGAAGCGCAAGGAGCTGCGCAGCTTCGAGACCCAGGTGACCGACCTGGACTACGCCTGGTACCTGCGTGCGGTCTGA